The genome window TTCAGATTTTTCGGGGATACATAAGATCTGGATTCGTGATTTCGTGATCATAGGAAGTTCAGACTCTACATATCAGGGTCAGATTGATGTCTTAGGGTTTGAGTCATGGGTCTTCGTCAAGCCGATCAGCAGGATTAGCGTCAGGAGTTGCAACTGTATTGTGGATACTTATAAGATATCACAGCATTGTGATAGTCTAAAGTGTCAGAATGGTTAATCTTCGAGTAGAGGAATTGTTTTTCGGCTAACCGCTGGGGAATAACGATGTTTGTTAATTAAGTTGCTGCCGGAACTAGCGGAGAAGACTATACATCTGTTATCGTGACTGAAGAGGAAGAATGTGAATCTGATCATGGATGAACGTTTCTGAGATCTGAAGGCATTACCATATGATTTGTTATCCGATGAAGATTTGCTTAAATAAGGGACCCAAGTTGAATGAGTCAAAAAGGGCTCCACTAAGTTGAATGGGTCAAATAGGGCTCCACTAATTGATCGTGTTTCATCCCCTCCTGTTTACTCGGTTTAGTTATTATAGTTCAGTCCTTTTATACAAATTGCAAAATCATGTGTTAAATTATTATATAAACGCTCTTAAAAATAAGAAGCGTACAAAGACACAATGCATGACACAAGATAACATAATGTTGAGCAAAATATACCATAGTGTCGAGGAAAAAAAGGCATAATGACGCAAGTATAGGAAAAACACAATGGtaaataaaagacacaatgataataaacaaaaattttaaaatctGCAACCtataaataaaagagttaaaacctaaaatctcacatcgtagagttcgatgagacggttccaatgctgcttgaatgaggtcaatcagagtTCGTTTGATACCCTTTGTACGGCTTCTTATTTTTAGCAGCCTTTTTATTTAATTCTAAACCGCAAAATTATATCCACCAAACTAATTATTTTGGTTAAATTAGAAATTAGAAATTCGCCCGAAGGTATATGTACCCACCTTTTCATAATTATACATAAATATACTGTAGAACCTCTATAATTTAATACTCGATAAATTAATAACCtcgataaaattaataatttgtcAAGTCCCAACTTGGGACCCCAATCGATAAAATAATaagataataatttttttttgaaatcccaatgtaaataattaaatatattggTAACAGCgaaattataaattaataattactcAAATATTCCAAAATTGTAGGATTGCTAGTAAAAAAATGAATCTATAgtcacttgttttttttttttttttttttttttgtgaacttCAAATCTATATTGAGTTTATCTTTAAATCTCCTCATTGCACTTAAGAGTTGAGGCACTGCATTCTCGTATTGCAACAAAAACTTGTGAAGAGTTGTTGTCGCTTGCAATGCTTCTTTCCGAGTGACCAGTTTCAAAGGTACTGAATCATCATCAAGCCAGCCCTGTGAAAGTTTATGCTCAGAAGAATCCTGTGGATACAAAAGCTTCAACGCCTCAACCGCCTTCTCTATGGTTAGCTCTCCTGTTATATTCACACGCTCTTGATGTTGGAGAAACCATTCATAAACAACTTTCTCCATGTCCGGATACTTGGCTGCTTTGTGATGCTTGTAAGATCCATCTTTATCAAAGTTAGTTGATAGGAAATCAGATGATCTCTTAAGAGTGTTTGATATTGTTCCTTGACTAACTTTCATATCGAAAGTTTTGTCAACCCACTACACCAAATGTTGGTAAGTGCATCCTTGGTGATCTTTCTTATACTCGCATAACAGTTTTCATTATTGATTAGTCATCGTTGattttttaaaacgtttttagTTTAGAAGCCATAGTTGATTTGATTTTAAAATTTATCATTAGATATTTTATAGTAATCAATCTAGATCTTTGTACAATGAACTTGACAAGTTCATTAATGTGTGAATGTACATGAGAATTTTGAAGGTCATTGTTTCTGTTTTATTCAAATAGGTAAAGTGAATAGACAAGAAAATTTTGAAGGACGATGCATTAATTTGAGAGTTGCTCACGAAGATAAGACAACTCTttatattaataatttattaatttatcgatATAATAATATCTCGCTAAGTTAATAAAACATCATGATCCCAACATTATTAACTTATAAAGGTTTTATACTGTATATGAATAGTTTTACCGTTTGTGAGATAACTAGAATTGGTTAAACTCGCAACCctaaacattattattattattattattattattgttattattattgttattattactcCTACTGTTActgttactattattattatacttaTGTAAAATAATCAATATTATTATGTATTTAATAAGTAtgattaatattatattattataaataattttgttatacaaaaataataattatgtaATTAGAAACAATTAAATAATAAATGTGCTAAGCCTATTCTCAAGTTTTTTACATTGCTTAtgagtaggggtgcaaacgagtcgagccgagctcgattaatttatgagagctcgagctcgagctcggctcgattcgagctttgttttcaaagctcgagctcgcctcatttgtattttatcaagctcgagctcggctcgggctcgggtcgtttattatctattaattagtatattaaataaaaataatataaataatagactttttaggcttgcgagctcgataggtaaagctcgggctcgggctcgtttactaaataagcttatttttaggttcgaggtcggcttgtaaataagttaaataagctcggctcgactcggctcgtttacactaaggctcgataaggctcgacgagcctaacgagcttcacatgtgaggctcgagctcgggctcgataaaaaacgagctttgttttgaggctcaagctcggctcgggctcgacaaggctcggctcgtttcgagctttttctcgagccgatctcgagtagctcgcgagccgctcggctcgtttgcacccctacttatGAGCCGAGCTCGAGAATTAAATATAGAGTTCGAAAATTTCGAGAAAATAAGTTAAATTTGAACTCTGACTCGGCTTATAAAAAAACTCTAAATGCACAAAGGACGAGAAATATATTATAGCAATATAAAAGGTAAGTAAATGAATAAGCAGATGATAGCGTTAACCTGAATCAGTTTACCAAAAATACATACGATCTCATACACCTTAAAATATTATCTTAGATGgcttaatttttagaaaaatcagtTTACCAAAAATACATACGATCTCATACACcttgttttattaaaattttaaaattaaaattgtcATTGTAATTATATATCGTTTAAACCATAACTTAGTTATGATAACTATAATAACTAATGCCTAACTATTTAAATGAAATCTAGAAAACATAAAAAGGTCCGCGCATGTCAATCAAACTGATGCAATCATTCAGCCTTTACTAAAAATGATAGCGTTAACCTGAATCCGTTTTGGGTCATCATTCAAGTTCAAGCTGCACATCTTGACCCAACCCATTCAACCTATACTAAAAATGATCATTTTAACCTGAACTCCGTTTTAACCTATTATCCAACCCACCAATCTTGACCGAACCCctaaaaaaatcattttaacatgaatttttttttttttttttttttttttttgtgataacATCTTTTTCATTGAAATGCCAAAGTAACATGAATTAATTTGACCCATTATCCAACCTGTCCATCTTGTCCAACCCATTCAACCTATATTACAAATATCATTCTAATCCGAATCTGTTTTGACCAATTACCCAAACATATTTCTAGATTTCTCCCTTTTATTGATAAATTCCAATGCTTCCCGACAATGGTCGTGTATGGAAAAGCCTGAGATCATAGCATTGAATCATTCTTCTGGTTAAGTCACCACATTTTGCATACATGTTAACTAAACCATTCAAAAAGAACTGATTAAGCTTGATTCTTTTTTGAATaatcatgttatgaagttcattACCTGTATCTAACGAACCCAATTGAGCACAAAAGATACAACACTGGCATACGAGGCCTCATTCGGTTTAAACCCATATGATTGCGTTTTCGCAAATGCATCTAGTGCTTCATCACAAAGACCATTTTGACAATAACTCGAAATCAGTGAGTTCCAATTCACCAAATTCCGAACCTTAATACATTCAAAAAAGGATTTTAACAACCTATCACATTCCTCCTAACACTCAAGAGTCTCCATAATTATTCATTTATTCACATTGATGTTTGTTATTAATTTTACATTTATTCTTTGCCTATATGTATGTtcatattgtaacttgttttgtCATAATGAGAGTTATCATTTCCTACATGGTATAGAGCCAAAACCGATCCACCCTCCCTCCCTCATTCTTCATCATCGCTACTATGGCTGCCTCTTCTTCCGAATCCACCCCCTCCCTCACTCTCTTGCTAATCTCATTCTCATCAAACTCTCATCCTCCAACTACCTACTTTGGAAATCCCAAATGGAGCCTCT of Helianthus annuus cultivar XRQ/B chromosome 1, HanXRQr2.0-SUNRISE, whole genome shotgun sequence contains these proteins:
- the LOC110880400 gene encoding uncharacterized protein LOC110880400; the encoded protein is MKVSQGTISNTLKRSSDFLSTNFDKDGSYKHHKAAKYPDMEKVVYEWFLQHQERVNITGELTIEKAVEALKLLYPQDSSEHKLSQGWLDDDSVPLKLVTRKEALQATTTLHKFLLQYENAVPQLLSAMRRFKDKLNIDLKFTKKKKKKKNK